Proteins encoded together in one Ferroglobus placidus DSM 10642 window:
- a CDS encoding DUF7343 domain-containing protein, translating into MVSMRAFQTISKALKFSLLFLLLIKLSSAAIIEGKVYSWENFEPLSNVIVEINTTPEQKILSKDGSYSFNVTPGSYKIVAKYYEDGELVMMAEENVTVVKEGVYRIDLLLVPVIEIEEPKLGNITFEEVEVKEEKDVTIYYSLLLLAAPIFYFALRMKRAKEEEIREELPEDLKRVVEEIKAAGGRITQKELRERLGVSEAKLSLMLADLERRGIIEKYKKGRGNVIFLK; encoded by the coding sequence ATGGTGTCGATGCGAGCTTTCCAGACGATCTCGAAAGCTTTGAAATTTAGTTTGCTATTTCTACTTTTAATAAAATTGTCCTCAGCTGCGATCATAGAGGGTAAAGTCTACTCCTGGGAAAATTTCGAGCCTCTTTCGAACGTTATTGTAGAAATAAACACAACTCCGGAGCAGAAGATTTTGAGCAAGGACGGAAGTTACTCTTTCAACGTTACTCCGGGAAGTTACAAGATCGTGGCTAAGTATTATGAAGACGGAGAACTCGTGATGATGGCTGAGGAGAACGTCACTGTCGTGAAGGAAGGTGTTTACAGAATAGATTTGCTGCTCGTGCCAGTTATAGAGATAGAGGAGCCGAAGCTCGGGAACATAACCTTCGAAGAAGTCGAGGTGAAAGAGGAAAAAGATGTCACGATTTATTACTCTCTGCTCCTATTAGCGGCTCCGATTTTTTACTTTGCGTTGAGAATGAAAAGAGCGAAAGAGGAGGAAATACGAGAAGAACTTCCAGAAGATTTGAAGAGGGTCGTTGAAGAGATTAAAGCTGCCGGAGGAAGGATAACTCAAAAAGAGCTGAGGGAAAGGCTCGGAGTTAGCGAAGCTAAGCTTAGTTTAATGCTTGCGGATCTGGAAAGGAGAGGGATTATAGAGAAGTACAAGAAAGGGAGAGGCAACGTTATATTTCTCAAGTGA
- a CDS encoding M20 family metallopeptidase, translating to MRSQSSSIALRVLEELIKIDTRNPPGRTSEAVDFLENVFSSYETRVYEAEEGKENLVVEISKGKKTLMFNSHLDTVPAKGILLNPVFVDGKVYGRGSCDAKGCVAAIVEAFLNFEPEVGVKLSFTADEEVGGKLGLDYVLEKERADYVIVSEPFGSDSIGVAQAKVYSVDVIVKGSSGHTASADVKRGAIYKASKLIVSAVDFFSSIDRRDLESLQKLLEVPVEIRGRGVAAFNPAIIEGGVKRNVVAEKCVIKADVRMMPWISEEEIFSKLIDKDVELIVQGVLKPYGISFDGVDLNEDLKFFEIIKSSIASFGLKPKATVSLGVGDIRHARKRGIPAFYLGPKGENLHADDEFVYIDEIFRVAKIYRKIAEKLAEIT from the coding sequence ATGAGATCTCAAAGCTCGTCGATCGCCTTAAGAGTTCTTGAAGAGCTGATAAAGATCGACACGAGAAACCCTCCGGGGAGAACGAGCGAAGCTGTCGACTTCCTTGAGAACGTTTTTTCGAGCTACGAAACGAGAGTTTACGAAGCTGAAGAGGGCAAGGAGAACCTTGTGGTCGAAATAAGCAAAGGGAAGAAAACTCTGATGTTTAACTCGCACCTCGACACGGTTCCGGCGAAGGGGATCCTTTTAAATCCTGTTTTCGTTGACGGAAAGGTTTACGGAAGAGGTAGCTGCGACGCTAAAGGGTGCGTCGCTGCAATTGTGGAAGCTTTCCTGAACTTCGAACCGGAAGTTGGAGTAAAGCTGAGCTTCACGGCTGACGAGGAGGTTGGTGGAAAGCTCGGCTTAGACTACGTTCTTGAAAAAGAAAGAGCTGATTATGTAATAGTCTCTGAGCCTTTCGGCAGCGACAGCATTGGAGTAGCTCAGGCGAAGGTTTATTCAGTGGATGTGATTGTGAAGGGAAGCTCCGGACATACAGCTTCGGCGGACGTTAAAAGAGGAGCGATTTACAAAGCTTCAAAACTAATAGTAAGTGCGGTGGATTTCTTCAGCTCGATTGACAGAAGAGACCTCGAAAGTCTTCAAAAACTCCTTGAAGTTCCGGTGGAGATAAGAGGGAGAGGTGTTGCAGCATTTAATCCGGCGATAATAGAGGGAGGAGTTAAGAGAAACGTCGTCGCTGAGAAATGCGTAATAAAAGCTGATGTAAGGATGATGCCTTGGATTAGCGAAGAAGAAATTTTCTCGAAGCTAATCGATAAAGATGTCGAGCTTATTGTTCAGGGAGTTCTGAAACCTTACGGAATAAGCTTCGACGGAGTCGATTTGAACGAGGATCTAAAATTTTTCGAAATTATAAAAAGTTCGATAGCTTCCTTCGGCTTAAAACCCAAAGCCACCGTCTCTCTCGGCGTGGGAGATATAAGACATGCGAGAAAAAGGGGAATTCCAGCTTTTTACCTCGGTCCTAAAGGAGAAAATCTGCACGCCGACGATGAATTCGTTTACATCGACGAGATTTTTAGAGTTGCGAAAATCTACAGAAAAATTGCCGAGAAGCTTGCCGAGATCACTTGA
- the hisG gene encoding ATP phosphoribosyltransferase produces the protein MIIAVPNKGRLSSPAMEMLREAGIKVESEDRKLIANTNNENIKILFARARDIPEYVYMNAAQAGITGYDIVVESGFDVDVALKLGFGKAKLVVAAPRDSGIKSLRDLEGKRVATEFENIAKKFFSEKGVNVEIIKVSGACENAPAIGVADAILDLTSTGTTLRMNGLEVVEEVLETEAVLIVNKKEKENFHVKALITALQSVINARGMVYLMMNVHESRLEEVKKVAPGLKGPTIMKVDADGMMAVHVVIHEDRLLEVVEELKRIGAKDILILPIQRLIY, from the coding sequence ATGATAATAGCCGTGCCAAACAAGGGAAGGCTAAGCTCTCCGGCTATGGAAATGCTGAGAGAAGCTGGAATAAAAGTGGAGAGCGAAGACAGAAAGCTTATAGCCAACACGAACAACGAGAACATAAAGATTCTCTTCGCGAGAGCGAGAGACATTCCAGAGTACGTTTACATGAACGCCGCTCAGGCTGGAATTACTGGCTACGACATAGTTGTTGAGAGCGGATTCGACGTTGATGTAGCTTTAAAACTCGGATTTGGGAAGGCTAAGCTTGTTGTTGCGGCTCCGAGAGATTCCGGGATAAAAAGCTTAAGAGATCTCGAAGGAAAAAGAGTTGCTACGGAATTCGAGAACATTGCGAAAAAGTTTTTCTCCGAGAAGGGAGTTAACGTTGAGATAATAAAAGTCAGCGGAGCCTGCGAAAACGCTCCAGCTATTGGCGTTGCCGATGCAATCCTCGACTTAACTTCCACCGGCACAACTCTTAGAATGAACGGGCTCGAAGTTGTTGAGGAGGTTCTTGAAACTGAGGCTGTTCTGATAGTGAACAAAAAGGAGAAAGAGAACTTCCACGTCAAAGCTTTAATTACGGCTTTGCAAAGCGTGATAAACGCGAGGGGAATGGTTTATTTGATGATGAACGTCCACGAAAGCAGGCTTGAAGAAGTGAAAAAAGTTGCCCCCGGACTGAAGGGACCGACGATAATGAAGGTTGACGCTGACGGAATGATGGCTGTTCATGTTGTTATCCACGAAGACAGGTTACTCGAGGTGGTTGAGGAGTTAAAAAGAATTGGAGCCAAGGACATACTCATTCTGCCGATACAAAGGCTGATTTACTGA
- a CDS encoding NifB/NifX family molybdenum-iron cluster-binding protein, with protein sequence MKVAIPTDDGVRVSEHFGRAKFVYITDGKESKLVENPHVPKRGHKALPRLLKEEGVEVVFAKHVGEGMRENLKEFGIRVEIVGEDEISKLVDRLKSS encoded by the coding sequence ATGAAAGTCGCAATTCCAACGGACGACGGTGTTAGAGTTTCGGAGCATTTCGGCAGAGCAAAATTCGTTTACATAACCGACGGAAAGGAAAGCAAGTTAGTAGAAAATCCCCACGTGCCTAAGAGAGGTCACAAAGCTCTACCAAGGCTTTTGAAAGAGGAAGGTGTTGAAGTGGTTTTTGCGAAACACGTGGGAGAGGGAATGAGAGAAAATTTGAAGGAGTTCGGGATAAGAGTGGAGATAGTGGGAGAGGATGAGATCTCAAAGCTCGTCGATCGCCTTAAGAGTTCTTGA
- a CDS encoding PKD domain-containing protein, protein MAVGRKTILTLFLVVFALSVASAYVPYFPVKVYPSNPDNGTVVYVSVENTGGYGKYCIFSWYHNNQLVQQNKIEITGSSAEDYRIVTYGSWRVRVDVYDYYDQLINFTEVSFAVILYQAPVVDFTFSPQNPEAGDVVEFDASASYDPDGGDIAEYSWDFGDGATITTGDPVVTHIYAEEGEYVVTLKVTDDEGVSSEISKTVRVVATPTPTPTPTPTPTPTATPEVTPTPTPTPTPMETVTPTPTPAEETPTPTPTPTPTPTPTSSTSGGFSGSGGGGGSYTTTPTPTPTPSPTQSPTPTPTPKITQTPAPTSTPTPTPTATPEATPTAEIVKTETPKPEKAQEKPTPTPFNESKEIPVREEKKRIPALEALYALLLIVAVALLRR, encoded by the coding sequence ATGGCAGTTGGAAGAAAAACAATCTTGACTTTATTTTTAGTAGTTTTTGCATTATCCGTTGCCTCGGCATATGTGCCGTATTTTCCTGTGAAGGTTTACCCTTCAAATCCCGATAATGGCACAGTAGTTTACGTTTCCGTTGAAAACACCGGAGGTTACGGGAAGTATTGCATTTTCAGCTGGTATCACAATAACCAGCTGGTTCAGCAAAACAAAATTGAGATTACCGGAAGTTCAGCGGAAGATTATAGAATAGTCACCTACGGAAGCTGGAGAGTGAGAGTGGACGTTTACGACTATTACGATCAGCTGATAAACTTCACCGAAGTTTCATTTGCAGTTATACTTTATCAAGCTCCGGTGGTAGATTTTACTTTTTCACCTCAAAATCCCGAGGCTGGAGATGTTGTAGAGTTTGACGCTTCAGCAAGCTACGATCCTGATGGAGGAGATATTGCTGAATACTCTTGGGATTTCGGTGATGGGGCAACGATAACAACAGGTGATCCAGTGGTCACGCACATATACGCTGAAGAAGGTGAGTACGTGGTTACGCTTAAAGTAACAGATGACGAAGGAGTATCTTCCGAAATTTCGAAGACTGTTAGAGTCGTTGCTACTCCGACACCCACGCCAACACCAACTCCAACTCCGACACCAACCGCAACGCCAGAAGTTACGCCAACTCCAACACCGACTCCAACTCCGATGGAGACTGTAACGCCAACTCCAACACCGGCAGAGGAGACACCCACGCCAACTCCTACTCCAACCCCAACTCCGACACCCACATCATCAACATCAGGTGGATTTTCTGGAAGTGGAGGCGGTGGAGGAAGCTATACTACCACGCCAACTCCGACACCAACTCCATCTCCCACACAATCTCCTACTCCAACCCCAACACCAAAGATCACGCAAACTCCAGCACCTACTTCGACTCCAACGCCAACTCCAACAGCTACGCCGGAAGCAACACCAACCGCTGAAATAGTTAAAACTGAAACCCCCAAACCGGAAAAAGCGCAGGAGAAACCAACTCCAACGCCTTTCAATGAAAGCAAAGAAATCCCCGTGAGAGAAGAGAAGAAACGAATTCCCGCTTTAGAAGCACTGTACGCGTTGCTGCTAATTGTTGCGGTAGCTTTGCTGAGAAGGTAG